One stretch of Paenibacillus sp. FSL R5-0341 DNA includes these proteins:
- a CDS encoding O-antigen ligase family protein, which translates to MKKGTTGKGITRYKRGHGTSEEMMEHASDRNHHAEGTEYIDNRDLCKEGRRDGRDSRDRTYHREDTYNKDDMYEKDDTYQSNGVIQTEGSGRFSRILRSEQYSRSLWTVGLGILSILLLLAGCLSRGLYYSVDLYPVLLIAAGSILIIVVLFLAAFHPEKEKEKRQARKQVTLSTVHWLGKDERTVGRMIRIPGMWRVLWPLGMMICFGLHAWAGSVSKQGSMDEMLRWSLLAMFTLLTAVLAARTDGARWLACGWQVAGGLLVLSGILAVCGVWPLPFGVMRTADPEISSAGARLGGLLQYPNAYGAIVGMYALERLTAAARVIARPVPAGRLIAAVLPLMPAQAALLLSESRGAWLATGCAAVAAFALQRRGARLPLLLATAAPLACAAWLYRQLAAAQLAPAPVPGLLALAGAWAAALLGTLLLCRLWHSVAAKASRAAALTAIVLAGAAAALIAVASTADRLAAGVGTGVSRLQIWRDALQLWTEAAWLGHGGDTWRNMFRAIQSSPYVGGEVHNGLLDLALDTGMIGILLVAGWFLLTLRSIVHFAPQLMPSVLIFGLHGAMDFDWSFTLFWMFFIWLGAWAEALKREAEGVQRSGGTVEYTPSRFKSRSKSRSLFLRYLRTQSRPSTVPMRSFFHIFQRVTARLIRVSTVMIILFWIGGTVWLTSRYAVAEVQYRQAMSEPDGTPAQKVHLMAAFQSNPNRPDIVISLARSLPGREAETLLLNSLSHSPMHPQIYIELGRLAAQLGEGQQAGTYFEQAIALNRYDSGGQSTALYWMERAARREWEAGFTNRAQQTAAAGVQMYERYQLLAKEVEAGNVRNDRRFVLEEHAQDYGENLRRFASASASPPFIPELTKRSP; encoded by the coding sequence ATGAAAAAAGGGACAACGGGTAAGGGAATTACAAGGTACAAACGAGGTCATGGGACGAGCGAGGAAATGATGGAACATGCTTCTGACAGGAACCACCATGCAGAGGGTACAGAATATATAGATAACAGGGACTTATGTAAAGAGGGCAGGAGGGACGGTAGAGACAGTAGAGATCGTACATATCATAGGGAAGATACATACAACAAAGATGATATGTATGAAAAAGATGATACATATCAATCAAATGGAGTTATCCAAACTGAGGGGTCAGGTCGTTTTTCACGGATCTTGAGATCTGAACAGTATTCAAGGTCGTTATGGACTGTTGGGCTGGGCATACTCTCCATTTTGTTGCTGCTCGCAGGGTGTCTGAGTCGAGGATTGTACTATTCAGTGGATCTGTATCCTGTCCTTCTGATCGCAGCAGGAAGCATCTTAATTATAGTTGTGCTATTTCTTGCAGCTTTTCATCCAGAGAAAGAGAAAGAGAAAAGGCAAGCGAGAAAACAAGTAACCCTGTCAACGGTACATTGGCTAGGGAAAGATGAACGAACGGTTGGGCGAATGATTCGAATCCCGGGAATGTGGCGGGTATTGTGGCCGCTGGGGATGATGATTTGTTTTGGGCTACATGCATGGGCAGGCTCGGTGAGTAAACAGGGCAGTATGGATGAAATGCTGCGGTGGAGCCTGCTTGCGATGTTTACTCTGCTCACCGCAGTATTGGCTGCGCGCACGGATGGTGCGCGTTGGTTAGCTTGCGGTTGGCAGGTGGCAGGCGGCTTGCTTGTGTTAAGCGGCATTCTAGCCGTGTGCGGAGTATGGCCGCTGCCCTTCGGGGTAATGCGGACTGCTGACCCCGAGATCAGCTCCGCCGGGGCACGGCTCGGCGGATTATTGCAGTACCCTAATGCGTACGGGGCCATTGTTGGCATGTACGCATTGGAGCGGCTGACAGCCGCCGCGCGAGTCATAGCCCGGCCTGTGCCGGCCGGGCGACTCATCGCGGCAGTGCTGCCGCTCATGCCTGCGCAAGCCGCGCTCCTGCTGAGCGAGTCGCGCGGCGCTTGGCTGGCGACCGGCTGCGCCGCGGTCGCCGCCTTCGCTTTGCAGCGGCGCGGTGCCCGCCTGCCGCTGCTGCTGGCCACGGCCGCGCCACTGGCGTGCGCGGCCTGGCTGTACCGCCAGCTGGCTGCTGCCCAGCTGGCGCCTGCACCCGTGCCCGGCCTGCTGGCACTGGCCGGGGCATGGGCAGCTGCGCTGCTCGGCACGCTGCTGCTGTGCCGCCTATGGCACAGCGTCGCCGCCAAGGCTTCGCGCGCCGCTGCCTTGACGGCCATCGTGCTGGCGGGAGCCGCCGCCGCACTGATAGCCGTGGCCTCCACCGCCGATCGCCTAGCGGCAGGTGTCGGCACTGGGGTGTCCCGCCTACAGATTTGGCGGGACGCCCTCCAGCTGTGGACCGAGGCCGCATGGCTCGGCCACGGTGGAGATACATGGCGCAACATGTTTCGCGCCATTCAATCCTCGCCTTATGTCGGAGGCGAGGTCCACAACGGTCTGCTCGATCTCGCCTTAGACACGGGCATGATCGGCATCCTGCTGGTCGCAGGGTGGTTTCTCCTCACCCTGCGAAGCATCGTTCATTTTGCACCGCAGCTCATGCCATCCGTGCTTATTTTTGGCCTGCATGGGGCGATGGACTTTGACTGGAGCTTCACACTATTCTGGATGTTCTTCATCTGGCTCGGCGCTTGGGCAGAAGCATTGAAGAGGGAAGCGGAGGGAGTCCAACGTTCCGGCGGAACTGTAGAATACACTCCCTCCAGATTCAAATCGAGATCTAAATCCAGATCTCTTTTCTTGCGATATCTAAGAACCCAATCGCGTCCATCTACTGTCCCGATGCGATCCTTCTTTCATATTTTTCAGCGAGTAACTGCACGGCTAATAAGGGTATCCACAGTGATGATCATCCTTTTCTGGATTGGTGGAACAGTGTGGCTGACCTCCCGATACGCTGTAGCAGAAGTGCAGTACCGTCAGGCGATGTCTGAACCGGATGGCACTCCAGCACAGAAGGTGCATCTTATGGCTGCCTTTCAGTCTAATCCGAATCGACCGGATATCGTGATATCCCTTGCACGATCTCTTCCTGGACGAGAAGCAGAAACACTCCTTTTAAACAGCTTGTCCCATTCCCCGATGCACCCTCAGATTTACATTGAATTGGGACGATTGGCAGCCCAATTAGGCGAGGGACAGCAGGCTGGAACATATTTTGAGCAAGCGATCGCGTTGAATCGGTATGATAGCGGCGGTCAATCCACTGCTTTGTACTGGATGGAGAGGGCAGCGCGGCGGGAATGGGAGGCAGGATTCACGAATCGAGCCCAACAGACTGCCGCCGCTGGTGTACAGATGTATGAACGTTATCAACTGCTGGCTAAGGAAGTGGAAGCAGGAAACGTTCGCAATGATCGTCGTTTTGTACTGGAAGAACATGCTCAAGATTATGGAGAGAACCTGCGCAGGTTTGCTTCTGCCTCTGCTTCTCCTCCGTTTATTCCAGAGTTGACCAAGCGGAGCCCTTGA